Proteins from a genomic interval of Candidatus Eisenbacteria bacterium:
- a CDS encoding deoxynucleoside kinase has product MSENRYVAVEGVIGVGKTSLARLLAERMQAKLILEEVEENPFLKDFYHDRQQFAFQTQMHFLFSRYQQQRSLRQMDLFNERMVADYVFAKDRIFANLNLSERELVLYEKMVSWLEVDVMKPDVTVYLQAATDTLMDRISRRGRPYERDLDRDYLHGLNEAYNHFFFHYNDSPLLVVNTDAIDFVNHSEDFDDLERRILTHRHGTVYYRPIEREEIP; this is encoded by the coding sequence GTGTCTGAGAACCGGTACGTCGCGGTCGAGGGCGTCATCGGAGTCGGGAAGACCAGTCTCGCGCGCTTGCTCGCGGAGCGCATGCAGGCCAAGCTGATCCTCGAGGAAGTCGAGGAGAATCCCTTTCTCAAGGACTTCTATCACGACCGCCAGCAGTTCGCGTTCCAGACCCAGATGCACTTCCTGTTCAGCCGCTACCAGCAGCAGCGCTCGCTTCGCCAGATGGACCTCTTCAACGAGCGCATGGTCGCCGACTACGTGTTCGCGAAAGACCGGATCTTCGCCAACCTGAACCTCTCGGAGCGGGAGCTCGTGCTCTACGAGAAGATGGTGTCGTGGCTCGAGGTCGACGTCATGAAGCCGGACGTCACGGTGTATCTGCAGGCCGCGACCGACACTCTCATGGACCGCATCTCGCGCCGTGGGCGCCCCTACGAGCGCGACCTCGACCGCGACTACCTGCACGGCCTGAACGAGGCCTACAACCACTTCTTCTTCCACTACAACGATTCACCGCTGCTCGTGGTCAACACCGACGCGATCGACTTCGTGAACCACAGCGAGGACTTCGACGACCTCGAGCGCCGTATCCTCACGCACCGGCACGGCACGGTTTATTATCGCCCGATCGAGCGGGAGGAGATCCCAT
- the folK gene encoding 2-amino-4-hydroxy-6-hydroxymethyldihydropteridine diphosphokinase, protein MKAFVGLGSNLGERETLIRLALDDLARLSGTRVVRVSSLYDTEPVGEVEQPNFLNAVAQLDTDLTARQLLWNLQLIERRLGRVRAKRWGPRTIDLDLLLYGDLVVDEPDLRVPHPELGRRAFVLVPLLELDPSLIDPATGQALLHHLSQLDARPLVKKNSRLWT, encoded by the coding sequence ATGAAGGCCTTTGTCGGACTCGGTTCCAATCTCGGGGAGCGCGAAACCCTGATCCGCCTCGCGCTGGATGACCTGGCGCGGCTGTCGGGCACGCGCGTCGTCAGGGTCTCGTCCCTGTACGACACCGAACCGGTCGGCGAGGTGGAGCAGCCCAACTTCCTCAACGCGGTCGCGCAGCTGGACACCGACCTGACCGCGCGGCAGCTCCTGTGGAATCTCCAGCTCATCGAGCGCCGGCTCGGCCGGGTGCGCGCCAAGCGCTGGGGGCCCCGCACCATCGATCTCGATCTGCTGCTCTACGGCGACCTCGTGGTCGACGAGCCCGACTTGCGCGTGCCTCATCCCGAGCTCGGTCGCCGCGCGTTCGTGCTGGTTCCATTGCTGGAGCTCGACCCTTCGCTGATCGATCCGGCCACCGGCCAGGCGCTCCTCCACCATCTCTCGCAGCTCGACGCCCGCCCCCTCGTGAAGAAGAACTCTCGCCTCTGGACCTAG
- the folB gene encoding dihydroneopterin aldolase, producing the protein MAIIRLEGLSVFGHHGARPYEKEAGQRLEVDLELEPTDERAETSDRLADAVDYDDLYRAVREVVEGESFHLLEALAKRTADTILDRFSVRRVRVRIAKQNLGWTTGGRAVIEVTRERTP; encoded by the coding sequence ATGGCGATCATCCGGCTCGAAGGCCTCTCGGTCTTCGGGCACCACGGCGCGCGCCCCTACGAGAAAGAAGCAGGACAGCGTCTGGAAGTGGACCTCGAGCTCGAACCGACCGATGAACGCGCCGAAACCAGCGACCGCCTCGCCGACGCCGTGGACTACGACGATCTCTACCGCGCGGTTCGCGAGGTCGTCGAGGGCGAGAGCTTCCACCTCCTCGAGGCGCTGGCCAAGCGGACGGCCGACACCATTCTCGACCGCTTCTCGGTGCGGCGCGTCCGGGTGCGCATCGCCAAGCAGAACCTGGGTTGGACCACCGGAGGCCGGGCCGTCATCGAAGTGACGCGGGAGCGAACACCATGA